The Musa acuminata AAA Group cultivar baxijiao chromosome BXJ1-3, Cavendish_Baxijiao_AAA, whole genome shotgun sequence genome window below encodes:
- the LOC135632593 gene encoding SEC1 family transport protein SLY1-like, translated as MALNLRQKQTNHIVRMLNLNQPPNPGGGISSGAGANEEVYKILIMDAFCRGVLSPLIRVNDLRKHGVTLYFGIDKERQKVPDVPAIYFVRATPDNVERIAADAGRGLYDSFHLNFSSSLPRPLLEDLARRTLEKDAVHRISKVYDEYLEFVSLENGFFSLAQPKTYVQINDPSAGEREIEDILEKIVSGLFCVLATLGVVPVIRCARGGPAEMVASALDARLRDHLVTRNNLFMEGAGLTSSFQRPILCLFDRNFELSVGIQHDWNYRPLIHDVLGIKLNRVTMPAEKSAVKSYELDDSDPFWVANSWSPFQKVAEEIEIQLSKYKQDADEVNRRTAGKDGAEFEGTYHIGDTKHLANAINSLPELTERKMIIDKHTNIATVLLGEIKERSLDAYCTLETDMLTKGSVDRSALLSLLRGKGTKADKVRLAIAYLLSLETTPQAEVESIETALRESEVDTRAFHYVKKIKSLNAQLTASASSSSRSNIVDWAEKLYGQSISAVTAGMKNLLSGGRELALTRTVEDLMEGKPNPEVDSYLIFDPRAPKTGSGVQLKGPFKEAIVFMIGGGNYVEYRSLMELAQRSQPVKHVIYGTTELLNGTEFVEQLTELGQKMGLGNSGVTPPQ; from the exons ATGGCGCTTAATCTGCGGCAGAAGCAAACCA ATCACATCGTCCGGATGCTCAATCTGAACCAGCCGCCGAACCCCGGCGGTGGGATCTCGTCGGGCGCCGGCGCCAATGAGGAGGTGTACAAGATCCTGATCATGGATGCCTTCTGTCGCGGCGTCCTCTCTCCGCTGATCCGCGTCAACGACCTCCGGAAGCATGGAGTCACCCTCTACTTCGGCATCGACAAGGAGCGCCAGAAGGTGCCCGATGTCCCCGCCATCTACTTCGTCCGTGCCACTCCCGACAACGTTGAACGGATCGCCGCCGACGCCGGCCGCGGCCTCTACGACTCCTTCCACCTGAACTTCTCTTCCTCCCTCCCTCGCCCCCTCCTCGAGGATCTCGCGCGAAGGACCCTTGAGAAGGACGCCGTCCACCGGATTTCCAAGGTCTATGACGAGTATCTCGAGTTCGTCTCGCTCGAGAACGGCTTCTTCTCGCTCGCTCAGCCGAAGACCTACGTCCAGATCAACGATCCCTCCGCTGGGGAGCGCGAGATCGAGGACATCTTGGAGAAAATAGTCAGCGGGTTGTTCTGCGTGCTTGCCACGCTTGGAGTTGTCCCGGTAATTCGGTGTGCCCGCGGTGGCCCAGCCGAGATGGTTGCATCTGCCCTGGATGCTCGTTTGCGTGATCATTTGGTCACCAGAAACAATCTTTTCATGGAGGGTGCTGGTCTTACGAGCTCATTCCAGCGTCCGATCCTCTGTTTGTTCGATCGGAATTTTGAACTGTCAGTTGGGATCCAGCATGATTGGAACTACCGCCCACTCATTCACGATGTACTGGGGATAAAGCTCAACAGGGTGACAATGCCTGCAGAAAAGTCTGCCGTGAAGTCATATGAGTTGGATGACTCTGATCCATTTTGGGTCGCTAATAGTTGGTCTCCATTTCAGAAGGTAGCAGAGGAGATTGAGATCCAGTTGAGCAAGTACAAGCAGGATGCCGATGAAGTGAACAGGCGTACTGCTGGGAAGGATGGGGCTGAGTTTGAAGGGACATATCATATTGGCGATACAAAGCATTTGGCGAATGCAATTAATTCACTTCCTGAGCTTACAGAACGGAAAATGATAATCGACAAACACACTAACATTGCAACTGTCCTTTTGGGTGAGATCAAGGAGAGGTCTTTGGATGCTTACTGCACCCTTGAAACTGATATGCTGACCAAAGGAAGTGTAGATAGGAGTGCATTGCTTAGTCTTCTCAGAGGGAAAGGTACTAAGGCAGATAAGGTTCGTCTTGCAATAGCTTATCTTCTTTCTTTGGAGACCACACCACAAGCTGAAGTGGAATCGATAGAGACGGCATTGAGGGAGTCTGAGGTGGATACACGTGCATTTcattatgtaaaaaaaataaagtcTTTGAATGCACAATTGACAGCCTCAGCAAGCTCTAGTAGCAGGAGCAACATTGTGGATTGGGCTGAGAAACTTTATGGGCAGTCCATTAGTGCTGTGACTGCAGGGATGAAGAATCTCTTGTCAGGAGGGAGAGAGCTGGCACTAACAAGGACAGTGGAGGACTTGATGGAAGGGAAGCCAAATCCGGAGGTTGATTCTTATCTTATCTTTGATCCACGGGCTCCAAAGACGGGATCTGGAGTGCAATTGAAGGGACCCTTCAAGGAAGCGATTGTTTTCATGATAGGTGGAGGGAATTATGTCGAATATAGAAGTTTAATGGAGCTGGCACAGCGCTCACAGCCAGTCAAACATGTGATTTATGGGACTACAGAGCTCCTTAATGGGACTGAATTTGTTGAACAGCTTACTGAGTTGGGGCAGAAGATGGGTCTAGGAAATAGTGGAGTTACCCCACCCCAATGA